The following coding sequences lie in one Apium graveolens cultivar Ventura chromosome 3, ASM990537v1, whole genome shotgun sequence genomic window:
- the LOC141711674 gene encoding beta-galactosidase 10-like → MRKTQELLSSLIFIFFTLYLAAANNVTYDHRSLIINGQRKLLISAAIHYPRSVPAMWPGLVQTAKEGGVDVIETYVFWNGHETAPGQFYFGGRYDLVKFVKIVQQANMYLILRIGPFVAAEWNFGGVPVWLHYVNGTVFRTDNVPFKHYMQTFMEYIVNMMKKEKFFASQGGPIILSQVENEYGFYEGAYGDAGKAYASWAANMAVSQNTGVPWIMCQQWDTPETVINTCNSFYCDDFKPSYPNMPKIWTENWPGWFKTFGSRDPHRPPEDVAYSVARFFQKGGSLHNYYMYHGGTNFGRTSGGPFITTSYDYDAPIDEYGLPRLPKWGHLKELHKAIKLCENAVLNNVPTTLSLGPLQEVDIYGDGLANCAAFIANMDDKNDKIVIFHNQSFHLPAWSVSILPDCKNVVFNTAKVGSQSSVVEMVTAELKSSGTSLAKDVKVSKWEVYVEKPGVWGNADFTHKGFVDHINTTKDTTDYLWYTISLHVDENEKFLKNGSTARLLIESKGHALHAFVNEVLHGSASGNGTVSPFKAQIPISLMPGKNEIALLCMTVGLSNAGAFYEWVGAGLTSVKIEGLNKGMLDLSNDVWTYKIGVQGEHLGLYKADGLNHVNWKSTPVAPKDQPLTWYKAVLDPPPGNEPVGLDMVHMGKGLAWLNGEEIGRYWPRKSSKKEECVHKCDYRGKFSPNKCSTGCGEPTQRWYHVPRSWFKPSGNVLVIFEEKGGDPSQIRFATRIFSSICSHLSENHPTFGIESTSKDEDANYRTKSTVQLKCPPSTRISRLKFASFGTPTGTCGSFTMGDCHDPNTTSSVEQVCLNKFRCSIELSEKNFNKDLCPGVAKSLAVEAVCS, encoded by the exons ATGAGGAAGACGCAGGAGCTACTCTCGTCTCTCATTTTCATCTTCTTCACATTGTACTTAGCAGCTGCCAATAATGTCACTTACGACCATCGCTCTCTCATTATTAACGGCCAGAGGAAGCTTCTCATCTCTGCTGCCATTCATTATCCTCGTAGCGTCCCTGCG ATGTGGCCAGGATTGGTGCAAACAGcaaaggaaggaggtgtggatgtTATCGAGACCTATGTGTTCTGGAACGGTCACGAAACTGCTCCTGGACAA TTCTATTTTGGTGGAAGGTATGATTTGGTCAAATTTGTGAAGATTGTGCAACAGGCCAATATGTACTTAATTCTTCGAATTGGACCATTTGTTGCTGCTGAATGGAACTTTGG AGGTGTACCTGTTTGGTTGCATTATGTTAATGGCACTGTTTTCCGGACTGATAATGTGCCTTTTAAG CATTACATGCAAACATTTATGGAATATATAGTAAATATGATGAAGAAGGAGAAGTTTTTTGCATCGCAAGGAGGCCCCATCATCTTAAGTCAG GTGGAGAATGAGTATGGCTTTTATGAAGGAGCATATGGAGATGCTGGAAAAGCGTATGCTTCTTGGGCAGCCAATATGGCTGTGTCTCAAAATACAGGGGTCCCTTGGATAATGTGCCAGCAATGGGACACTCCAGAGACTGTG ATAAATACTTGCAATTCATTTTACTGTGACGATTTCAAACCGAGCTACCCAAATATGCCAAAAATATGGACAGAGAACTGGCCAGGATG GTTCAAAACTTTTGGAAGTAGAGATCCACATAGGCCCCCTGAAGATGTTGCTTACTCTGTAGCACGTTTTTTCCAGAAAGGGGGAAGTTTGCATAATTATTACATG TATCATGGTGGGACAAACTTTGGGCGCACTTCTGGTGGGCCATTCATCACTACAAGTTATGATTATGATGCTCCTATCGATGAGTATG GTTTGCCGAGGCTTCCAAAATGGGGTCACCTGAAGGAACTTCATAAAGCTATCAAGTTGTGTGAGAATGCAGTGCTGAACAATGTACCAACTACGCTTTCACTTGGCCCTTTGCAAGAG GTTGATATCTATGGAGATGGTCTAGCGAACTGTGCCGCATTTATTGCTAACATGGATGATAAAAATGACAAGATAGTAATCTTTCACAATCAGTCATTCCACCTGCCAGCATGGTCCGTTAGCATTCTGCCGGATTGCAAAAATGTAGTATTCAACACCGCAAAG GTTGGTTCACAATCTTCTGTAGTTGAAATGGTAACAGCAGAACTAAAGTCATCTGGCACATCACTCGCAAAAGACGTGAAAGTTTCTAAATGGGAAGTGTATGTGGAAAAACCTGGCGTATGGGGTAATGCTGATTTCACTCATAAAGGCTTCGTAGATCACATCAATACAACTAAAGATACTACAGACTACCTTTGGTATACAATCAG TTTACATGTTGACGAAAATGAAAAATTCTTAAAGAATGGAAGCACAGCAAGACTTCTAATTGAATCAAAGGGTCATGCGCTCCATGCCTTTGTGAATGAAGTACTTCATG GTAGTGCATCAGGTAATGGTACTGTATCACCATTTAAGGCTCAGATTCCTATTTCTCTCATGCCAGGAAAGAATGAAATTGCACTCTTATGTATGACAGTTGGCCTAAGT AACGCAGGAGCCTTCTATGAATGGGTGGGAGCTGGTTTAACCAGCGTGAAGATTGAGGGTCTTAACAAAGGAATGCTTGACCTATCAAATGATGTATGGACCTATAAG ATTGGGGTACAAGGAGAACATCTGGGTTTATACAAGGCAGATGGATTGAATCATGTGAACTGGAAATCAACTCCAGTAGCACCTAAGGACCAGCCCCTGACTTGGTACAAG GCAGTTTTGGATCCTCCACCTGGAAATGAACCTGTAGGACTTGACATGGTTCATATGGGAAAAGGATTAGCTTGGCTAAATGGGGAAGAAATCGGGAGATATTGGCCTAGAAAAAGCTCTAAAAAGGAAGAATGTGTTCATAAGTGTGATTATAGAGGCAAATTTAGCCCCAACAAGTGTAGCACTGGATGTGGGGAACCAACACAAAGATG GTACCATGTTCCACGGTCTTGGTTCAAACCATCAGGAAACGTTcttgtaatttttgaagaaaaggGTGGAGATCCTTCCCAAATAAGATTTGCAACACGAATATTCTCAAGCATTTGTTCCCACTTGTCGGAAAATCACCCTACTTTCGGAATTGAATCTACATCAAAAGATGAAGATGCAAATTATAGAACTAAATCTACTGTACAGTTAAAATGTCCCCCAAGTACTCGCATTTCCAGGCTTAAATTTGCCAGCTTTGGAACTCCTACTGGCACCTGTGGATCCTTCACCATGGGTGATTGTCATGATCCCAATACAACTTCTTCGGTCGAACAG GTCTGCTTGAACAAATTTAGGTGCAGCATTGAACTTTCAGAGAAGAACTTTAACAAGGATTTGTGTCCCGGTGTAGCAAAATCACTTGCTGTTGAAGCAGTGTGTAGCTGA